Within the Gossypium raimondii isolate GPD5lz chromosome 12, ASM2569854v1, whole genome shotgun sequence genome, the region tttacccttttcatgatttccatgcataatatATCACTTAGACTCTTATAACCACAAACActttcatacttaaccattttaataaccattcatcataaaatacttacacctcattctttagcaaaatcataattacaaacatacaaaataactaaatccctatacatgccataacccaaacatgtttcatcataaaataccgagtagTTGTtcttgatagtgtggacgatctccgacttctttaggatccttgaagtaaccttgcaatactataagagaatgagaaataaaagacgtaagcataaagcttagtaagtttactagcaaataaataacaatatttaacacaaataattaaactcaagtgtctatatctctattttactctttagttaatctcatactagttctcttgcttGATTACTTAATATACTTGTGTtcataacttactcttctcttgctgcatCATTGAATATcaaatgttaatataataaattcttaACTCCTATAACTcacctgagcttgccatttcttatctttaactgaactttcatgtacctgattcgtttactagcccgttgaaccacattggaataataaggatactcgggtatcttctgatcataacatgccaaagccatgtcccagacatggtcttacatgggatgttctcatatcggtgcccatgccatgtcccagacatggtcttacgggggacctctcatctcggtgccaacaccatgtcccagacatggtcttatatgggacctctcatctcggtgcccatgccatgtcccagacatggtcttataggggacctatcatctcggtgccaatgccatgtcccagacatggtcttacatgggacctctcatctcggtgccaatgccatgtcccagacatggtcttatatgggacctctttacccaaatgtcatgacattcgtatccagtaccatccttatgtatcaacgggacttttaaattttaattctctatcatttcatgcttggataatcatcaaataaattcatgaaataaatatataatttctggaaattaacaaaattaataataattattaaaatattgtatttatttaccgtaaacttacatCGGTACCAACTATAgtcaaattcaccaacttagtcttcaactttactctttcctttgtctaacctcgagtttcgttcttgttgatctaaaatagcaaatttaattaatttaatactcacattcatcaaaacagccctcgactctaactttttcaaaattatgattttgcccctaaacttttacataattacattttttccccaaggctcggaaattaaacttcatcccttattcttatgttttatgacatgctgaacatttttcccttctatggcaacatcaaattcccactctaacatgcaCTTaagaacattaggtatttttaccgattatgtcaacttactcgctttcgcttaaaatcggctagcaaaagttgtttaacataatttctagcttcatattctatcataaaacatcaaaataaacacttttcacctatgggtatttttccaaatataaaccctaggttaaattattgctagaataagctaaattaagctaccgggactccaaaaacgtaaagaacattaaaaatggggcttgggatcacttactatggagcttagaagcttgaaaaccctaactatggcttccccccttgctgatttcgtcctaatgaagaagatgatgatttttgccatctttttcccttttaattatttttattactagattaccaaattgcccctaacttaaaaattttctatttcacttatctcatgtccatttttgtctaccaagttaccaatggtctaattaccatataaggacctccaatttaaattttcataacaattggacacctctaacatgtagaactcaacttttgcacttttttacaatttagtccttttgactaaattgagtgcccaaacgtcaaaattttcgaatgaaattttcatgaaatcattttgtgaaatcatagaccataaaaatataagaaaaataaaatttttctcatcggatttgtggtcccgaaaccactgttccgataaccttaaatttgggccattacattaATACATTTTACTAATCTACTTTCGGTGGCGGAGCAAGAAAATTGTTTAgggtgaaattaaattgtatatttttactgtagtaaaaatataatttcaccatttcaataatctatatgatttttaaaaaattaaatcaaaattttatttttagagagtcaaagtgtaattttattattattaatttaatattttaaaaattataaaagctttaaatgaaaaaaattcaattttagacTGTCTACTTTGTTGTTTGACTTGGTGTACatccaaaaattataatcttAAGACAAGTAATTTATGCTTCAAACCGTAATTGTGAAGGCAAAAACTTTTGGGAATGGGAAAGtcatatttttgcaaattaaaaaTTCAGTCTGGCATGTATGTTGCTGCCATGCAAGTTTCAGCAATATATctttatattgaaattaattaagatagCGTCCACATCGGTGGcatttcttttgcttttcttttttttgcaaGTCTGcgactttaaataaattaaacttggaTCACTAccttagtttaatataatttgttgcAGACAAAATAGTATTTATATTATCTTTATAAGCCTACCATTTTTtaacatttgtaattatttaaaatataggaGCACTTCCTTCTTACGTTTTTCTATCTTTCATGACAACTGATGATACACCTAAACTCTATCCTAATTCTTCAAATGCACCAGTCCAAGTTTCATTATTAGTAGCAGCCCCTAATTCTTCaaatgtagaaaaataaagtaGTCCGAACTAAAGATATAGTTATCCTGCGAAAACCCTCAAAATATTCAGCTTTCTAATGTAATATTTCCCAATCACACAATAGCACttataaaaatgtaattgtaaaattaaagaaGCCCTCTAATATTTTGGTAGCCAGAGCGGGCCCTTTGGCAATGGTTGAGACTAAGAAACCTGAAGCCCTTTCACCAAATCTTCATCAATTTATCTAATGCTTTCCGCCATCTCCCCTAATATAGCTCTGCTCCCTGCATATTCATCttcaatttacataattattaACTCttgaattttcaagaaaatatatatacacacaacaCAAGCATGGTTAAAATGTCCCAAATTTATACATTAACAAGATCATTACCTATGTACACCACACTCACTATTGATAAggttaaattcaaataaaaaaagccaaatgtttaattttaaaacgtAACTTGTCAACTTAAAAGTCTTGtccaaattttcattcaatcttTCCTGCTACATGACCCCTTTTTTGTTCTATTTCCTAACTATTGTCATGTTCTGCTGAGCAATTTGACCaagattgtttttatttatacacTGATTAGCTATATAGTAAAGACAAATAATATAATCCAAAGAAGACGAGAATGTATTGTTGAGTAATGAGTTGGAAAGTACTGACCTGAATCTTagtttattatactaatttattatgagaaaaaaaaaaagtgtaatttgGATAAGAGATATGGGATGGTTGGGGCATTCTATTTCTCCGACTGGATCAAGCCCTCTTCTTCCTACCCATACCAGCCGCTGGTCTTTTCCCAATGATTGGAGTCTTGCTAGATTGTGGAACCAGCCCCCGTAGCATGGCTACAACACCCGCTCCCATGAATACCCAATACAACTGCAACAATTTTTCTGATGCCTTGTGCGATCCTATCAGCTCTCCTAATACAGCACTCTGAATTTCACACCCTTTCATGTTAACAATTTACTTACTGCTGCGTAATGTATATATGGAGTGAATGAGTGTGTAGATTTACCACGGAGGTGATAACAGAGGCGCCATAGATAAGGCAAGTGGTGTTAAACCAAGATTTGGATGCTAAAATCCCATAAATGTTAAGTAAAGCCAAAGGCCATTGGAAAGTAAGCTCCAACCAAACCAGTGCCACGAAGAAATGAGGCTTCTCCGCCATCAAATAATCTTGGAAGTCATCGGAGTAGCATTGTTTCAGGTGAATTAGCGCCTCCGGGAAGCTGCTTTCCTGCAACACTGTCTGGGCGCATATTAGAGGTGCCATTAGAAACGCCGCTAGGAACGCCACCAATAGCAGCGTATCTACCACTTTGCATAGACTTCCCATCtctttcaatttggttttcttgtTCTTTGATGAAGATTTTCAGAAAAATGAAAGGATTGGATGGAAAATGGgggatttttgtgaaatatttttaaggtttgaaaTGGTCGACGCTGGCTTTAGATTTGTGCCTACCTTCAATCCCCCGATAATTTCTATGctattaaaagttaaatgaaCAGTAGAGAACTAAGAGTCCCCTCCCAAGCCTTCAATATGTCGAATCATAGTATCTACAAATAGTTTCTTACATCTCTACatattcaagatccaccatgtAAATTTTGATGTAATAATATACCCATTATTTTCGGtgaagttaaaatgttaaaaatcaagaagaaaaatttaatttgtcatttctctattgaaaaataataatccttctcacaTACTACACTCTTTCTCGCGTGTTCTTAggtattaaaaacttaaaatactaCCTTCTTTCTCACATGTTTTTAggtattaaaaacttaaaatgccATTCTCTTTCTCACGtattcttaaatattaaaaacttaaaattactcttttgttgttattgatttattacaTTATGGTTATTAAATCGCTAATTACCATAATATTATGTAATATGTAGAAAAAgtttaagattaaattatatagcTAATCCATatactttgttttcttttgtttctttgttatccttttcttctcctttcataactcataaagaaaataaaagaaagagcagaagaaaacaaagaaatttgaaaaagaaaagaaattttaaatttaaataaaggaaaatagattAACTTgctcaaatagaaaaaaatatttgaaatggtGATATTAACGTGTTACATTAGCTTAGCATTATATCGTTAAAACTTAATGATCATAATATAACACATTAATAACATTAGTGATCATAtcgtaatttttaaaagttaagcAAACATAAATCactaaatttagaatttatccTTTATTTAACCTCTATAGATTCAATCTATTCACGTAGTCATTGAGttttatcataaattttcacttttattttgcaaaaataattatatttataaaatattggtTGACAAGTTTGCTCAACTGAATCCGGGACGCACTGATCAGCAGTAGAATACGATGAAACTATTTATTAGCGATTTGCATTTTGACccaatgatattttctttttaatatcatttgaaacttaagaataagaaactaaattgcaaagatgGAGATTTGTACTCAAAACTTgctaaatatcattattttttggGAGGGTCGAActaaatatcattatattacGACAACTTGAACTTGCCTGCGGGGTATCAACAATGGTATAACTATGTATGATGCAGGTTACATAAATACAAAGACTTCGTTAAATATGCTTAGTTCCTTGCAGCTTCTTACATTTTAACTTCTCCTATCATAACTGTGGAGAATATGGGGTCTCCAACAGTACTGCTCCGTTAAACAACTCGAATCATCACTAGACCATAATTACTTCAAATCTGGTGACTGGTTGGCCAAGGATCAATCTCTTTGGAAATTTGGgcagcttttttttcttttgtgtgtgTACAGAATGAAAATTTAGAAATCAATGATGGGTTCTCCAATGGTAAGATTGCGTTCTACTGTCCATGGCAGATCAAATAACTTGGCAGTAACGAATTTGAAGATCTTGTTTACATTGATGTTGTATGTAGCACTTGAAAAGAATAGTGTAGCATTTATGGCCTTTGCATATGCTCTTGCCTGTcataaataacaaatcaaaattcaacatCGATGACAGAGCTTTATTTACATACAACTATCCAATGTTCCTAAAATGGTTCCATTAAACAAGTGGAATTTGTTCtgtttgattgattgattcAGGCTTCAACAAGAATGGTAACACAGATATACCTGACTGGCTATCGTCCACTGCAAATCAATGGGAAGTTGGatgaattcatcaaatttggTTCCTATTAAAATTGGTATTGCTGTCTGCATCATCAAACTTTGCATGATCAGGAATATGAAGTTTTCAACAATGGTATGGTATggtaaaaagtaaaagacaGAAGTGAAAACCTGATTCCATTTCCTTGCTTCTTGATACCAGCTTATGACACTGCAAACCACAGAATATAAAGACCCCTTCAATTTAGAATACTACCCAGATTTTGAAGTTCCAGGAAAGACATTGTTGATTGAAATATAGAGATTAGAGAATGGAGTCAATGGTTGAGGATCATACTTGTTTAGAGTACATCTGCTTGTTAGATCAAACATGAATAGAATTGCTACAGAGTCTTGGCAAGCCTTTGGAATATGATCCGGAGATTTCTCAGCTCCTgcattttcaattaataaataaacgagTTGTCAGTTTTGATGTatgtaatatgtatatatataagtaaacaaaattaaaacctgaatttttttgaagaaaaaaaaatgggataCCATCAACTTCCCAGATGCTGTAATATATTCTGGCTCCTTCTACGACAAATGTTTTATCCATCAAATTCAATCCTTTCTCCTGATGGTCTTCTCCCTGTTCATCTTTCTCATCCCCAATATATTTCGCcttcaaaacataaatatgaaaattatgaaaagaaaaaataatgttAGATATATAGTGGTAGTGTTTAAGAACAAACCAGAAAACTAGTTTTTCCAATTTGAGGATCACCCAAGAGACTGATCTTCAAAGGAACCAAATCGGAGTCCTTAGGATGACAGAAAGGCGAGGGCGTGAGGTTCCTGGAAGAAGCTACAATACTGCCGTCAGCGGCGGCAGAAGGAACGGCGGGGGTGGGAGCACGCGATAACATACGATACCTAATAGGTTTCCCGGGGGAACACATGAGAAGTCTGTCccaaaaacaacaaaagcaGCGTCGCAAAACCAAAACGCGACGCTGAAGTCTGTGCCTAAAGTTGTGTCTAGCCATTCTGGGGCAAAACTGGGTCATAGTTCCTCACTTTTGATGGCCACCTCGATCTAATGTTATTATGATGATGATTTGACcatgagaaaaaaagaaaacaaaatcctGGGTTAATAAATTCTCATAATCTtcgatatttttggaaaatgcgCTCCCATTTTCAGTTTCAACTTGCAATGAGACCTTTCTAGCGACGAAATAGTGACTACTTTAACGGAACGGTTGACCGGCATTATGGTAAATGGTAGAGTAAGGTAGGGACATTCATTTTGGACCCTCCATTTTAATTTCCAACATATGGGAggatttttccattatttttattttattttatgacatcaaatttgtttatattaattaatgtcaatttcaacattttcctcatgttttatattttatttacacatatcaaattttgagtaaattaaaatgtttttttgcttgaaatttaaataaataaatattctctATTCATATTAGAAATATCACGCGGTTTAATCAATGATCTTTTgcttataaataatttattcaattttaatcatttaatatattacatTTCACAAAATAGATTTTGCTTGAACGATATAAAAAGGACATAACAttgctttaaaatttgatttggaaagatataatatttctcttattttctaatgaatatAAAAAGAGAAGTTCTACAACGCGTCAACACTATTAAATTAACTTCAATGGAATTTTGAGAGAGAGAAAATATTggaataaacaaaaaaaatgtgaaaacttTGAGAATCGAAAATTTTGAACTTCATTGTTGTATGATAGTACTACAAAATGAGGCCAACAATCTctgattttccttttccttcttttttttgtccctacagaaaattgaaaatcaaccAAGGCAATGGAATTCTGATAATTGGATTTatgaattttgtattaattCAGATTCTATAATATAaacagataaaaaaatatatttgaagttCCAAATATCCAATCAAAAATgtgtttggatttttttttctcttaggAAGGTGAACTTGCTTGACCATCTGAGAAACTATGGATGCTAGTTTGTTGTTTATTACTATTACTGTTCTTTCTCTTCAACATCTCCTtaatctcttcttctttcttatcTACAAAGTCAATAATCTGCTTGAAGCTTGTTGAGCGGATGGACCGTCGACTTGACCTCGACGGTTCGATTGTCTCAATCTCACTTTCCTCATCTTCGGGGCTGAATCTGCGGTACTGTGTAAAGACTCTACAGCAGAATATAGTAAGAGACAGTACGCAAGCAATGCCACAAATGAGGAACAGGCCCCAAAAGCTGTTAAGGGAAAGTTGGTTCTCGTCCACTTGGTTGACTTGACTCGAGCACTCGCTGTGTGTCAGCCATTTGTTATGGATTTTCTGGAGATCCCCGTTTTCCGAGAGTTGGAGGATAGCAGTTGACATATCAACTGCAAGAGGGGAGTCCCTTTGGAAAGCCTGAAACCATGAATGACAATGACAACTACAATGGATTACATTTCGGAAGCAAATAATTAGAGTTGCATCGCTATAAAATCACTGTAGGAAGTTTGATGTTGATACTTACAAAGCCCCATCCGCTCTTTGTAAATTCTGGCCCAACTATCCTGTATAAACAATTGGTGTTTGATAAGAAGAGTTCGACATAAGGAAGCTCATCAACGATGGCAGCTACACCACCCTTCTTCGGTCCAAGCTTAAGGGCTCTGAGATATGCTTCTGGATTTTTTAACTTAACTATCCTAGATTGTGCTATATTGAGCTCGTCAACCAAATAGTTAAATGCAAACGAACCGTCTTGGATTCCAATAGGTTCAGTACTTGAGATCAAGCTATCAATCCCTTGAATCCCTGATGTTAGCTGCTGCACGGTAAGTATCGATGTCAAACTAGCAGTGTAGCTCGAGTTAATAATCAGAACTACAAATAGCCATATGATCAACACCATTCGTCCCAAAGAGCTCACTGTGTTTTCTCCTACATTAAGCCGAATCAAAGAGGATTTTACAAGTTTCTAGCACGGATTTTTGTAGAAgcatattattaatataaacagaATTCATAGGgagtaaaatgatttacttacTGTGCGAGAAAAACATCGTTGAGAAGCTAAACCTGGAATTAGGGGGGAAATGTTAATATAACCCGTCTAGTGAGCTAATAGAAATTAACTCCAATCAACAGCAACCATACACAGTCATAACAAATCCGAGCCTGTTGTTGCAGCCTCAGCGTACATGCATGGAACCATGAAATATGATGCACAGATAAAATGTGAACTCTCATAAAGATTTATGCTATGATTTTCACAATATAACACTgtaatttataagttaaatttaatatgatgGAGCCATCTACTGAAAAGAGGGTCGCTAATGAGTTAAATAGACTAACCAACAAACTGTTATAAGCTGTCGTCTGGGAGGACCACGAAATTCACTGTTTATCCGGTGCTCAAGAATCCACACTACAGCtccaacaaaaagaaagaacagaGCAGTGACAAACCACATTTCTGCAGTAAATGGCTTGAGGAATGCCCAAGGGTTTGACTTTGCCTCTTTCACCAGTGCAACAACAACCAGTCCAGATTCCATATAAGGCTGTGTAAAATCTACAATCTTTGTCCTGTTCGTGACAATCGTAATATCTCCAACAGCAGCATCATATACCTAAAATAAGAAAGGAGCAAGTCAAGATAGTTACTAGCCCCTCGATTTTTAGTAGGGAACCGAAAGTCCAAAACATTCACACAATATCAGATTAGCTATATCCAAATGCCTATCATCTAAGTTATACCAGTTAAAGCTGATACTCACATTTTGAGCAACCCTGCTGACAAGTTCATTATAGCTTGGATTTCTTTTACCATCTCCATATAACATATATGTGCGAGGAACAGCATATGGGAGCAAGCTTATTGCAGCTTCAAAGACATCAATGCAGTATCCTCTTACACCCTGAGGACTCTTGTCTTTCGAGGCAAACTCCTTATAACCCACTCGGTTGGGGACAGCGATTCGCAGAGGCTGCCCATTGTTAGGGAATACCCATCCCCTCGGTGTTGAGGTAGTATCACCAGGCCATATTACACTGTAAAGATGTTGACTGCCAGTAGAGATATTGGGAGGTTTCGTGTATAAGGTCTCCGGGGGAACAACCGATAGATGTGAATAATTCGACCAGTAACCAATTCTACGAGTTCCGGTTCCAACAATATTAAGAACATCATATGCTGGATGAACTAAATGTTTGTCCGGATCAAACTG harbors:
- the LOC105764423 gene encoding septum-promoting GTP-binding protein 1, giving the protein MTQFCPRMARHNFRHRLQRRVLVLRRCFCCFWDRLLMCSPGKPIRYRMLSRAPTPAVPSAAADGSIVASSRNLTPSPFCHPKDSDLVPLKISLLGDPQIGKTSFLAKYIGDEKDEQGEDHQEKGLNLMDKTFVVEGARIYYSIWEVDGAEKSPDHIPKACQDSVAILFMFDLTSRCTLNNVISWYQEARKWNQTAIPILIGTKFDEFIQLPIDLQWTIASQARAYAKAINATLFFSSATYNINVNKIFKFVTAKLFDLPWTVERNLTIGEPIIDF
- the LOC105764428 gene encoding glutamate receptor 3.4 isoform X2, with the translated sequence MEALQLMESDVVVAIGPQSSGIAHVISHVVNELHVPLLSFGATDPTLSSMQYPYFLRTTPSDHFQMYAIADIVDYYGWREVIAIFVDDDYGRSGISVLGDALAKKRAKISYKAAFSPGDTESKINDLLVEVNLMESRVYVVHVNPDTGLNIFSVANALNMMGSGYVWIATDWLPSYLDSKDAVDSNTMNILQGVIALRHYTPDTDLKKSFMSKWNNLKYKGSAGHAGFNSYALYAYDSVWLAAHALDVFLNEGGNLSFSYDPKLHDTNGSMLHLASLRVFNGGEQLLQTLLRMNFTGVSGQIQFDPDKHLVHPAYDVLNIVGTGTRRIGYWSNYSHLSVVPPETLYTKPPNISTGSQHLYSVIWPGDTTSTPRGWVFPNNGQPLRIAVPNRVGYKEFASKDKSPQGVRGYCIDVFEAAISLLPYAVPRTYMLYGDGKRNPSYNELVSRVAQNVYDAAVGDITIVTNRTKIVDFTQPYMESGLVVVALVKEAKSNPWAFLKPFTAEMWFVTALFFLFVGAVVWILEHRINSEFRGPPRRQLITVCWFSFSTMFFSHRENTVSSLGRMVLIIWLFVVLIINSSYTASLTSILTVQQLTSGIQGIDSLISSTEPIGIQDGSFAFNYLVDELNIAQSRIVKLKNPEAYLRALKLGPKKGGVAAIVDELPYVELFLSNTNCLYRIVGPEFTKSGWGFAFQRDSPLAVDMSTAILQLSENGDLQKIHNKWLTHSECSSQVNQVDENQLSLNSFWGLFLICGIACVLSLTIFCCRVFTQYRRFSPEDEESEIETIEPSRSSRRSIRSTSFKQIIDFVDKKEEEIKEMLKRKNSNSNKQQTSIHSFSDGQASSPS
- the LOC105764428 gene encoding glutamate receptor 3.4 isoform X1; this translates as MEEVLLISRFITRSLILLSLWFLCFPPGVVCDTGNVSASSNSSSKPKVINIGALFTLNSVLGEAANRAIQAAVDDVNSDPTILNGVQLKLLISDTNCSGFIGTMEALQLMESDVVVAIGPQSSGIAHVISHVVNELHVPLLSFGATDPTLSSMQYPYFLRTTPSDHFQMYAIADIVDYYGWREVIAIFVDDDYGRSGISVLGDALAKKRAKISYKAAFSPGDTESKINDLLVEVNLMESRVYVVHVNPDTGLNIFSVANALNMMGSGYVWIATDWLPSYLDSKDAVDSNTMNILQGVIALRHYTPDTDLKKSFMSKWNNLKYKGSAGHAGFNSYALYAYDSVWLAAHALDVFLNEGGNLSFSYDPKLHDTNGSMLHLASLRVFNGGEQLLQTLLRMNFTGVSGQIQFDPDKHLVHPAYDVLNIVGTGTRRIGYWSNYSHLSVVPPETLYTKPPNISTGSQHLYSVIWPGDTTSTPRGWVFPNNGQPLRIAVPNRVGYKEFASKDKSPQGVRGYCIDVFEAAISLLPYAVPRTYMLYGDGKRNPSYNELVSRVAQNVYDAAVGDITIVTNRTKIVDFTQPYMESGLVVVALVKEAKSNPWAFLKPFTAEMWFVTALFFLFVGAVVWILEHRINSEFRGPPRRQLITVCWFSFSTMFFSHRENTVSSLGRMVLIIWLFVVLIINSSYTASLTSILTVQQLTSGIQGIDSLISSTEPIGIQDGSFAFNYLVDELNIAQSRIVKLKNPEAYLRALKLGPKKGGVAAIVDELPYVELFLSNTNCLYRIVGPEFTKSGWGFAFQRDSPLAVDMSTAILQLSENGDLQKIHNKWLTHSECSSQVNQVDENQLSLNSFWGLFLICGIACVLSLTIFCCRVFTQYRRFSPEDEESEIETIEPSRSSRRSIRSTSFKQIIDFVDKKEEEIKEMLKRKNSNSNKQQTSIHSFSDGQASSPS
- the LOC105764428 gene encoding glutamate receptor 3.4 isoform X3, with the translated sequence MEEVLLISRFITRSLILLSLWFLCFPPGVVCDTGNVSASSNSSSKPKVINIGALFTLNSVLGEAANRAIQAAVDDVNSDPTILNGVQLKLLISDTNCSGFIGTMEALQLMESDVVVAIGPQSSGIAHVISHVVNELHVPLLSFGATDPTLSSMQYPYFLRTTPSDHFQMYAIADIVDYYGWREVIAIFVDDDYGRSGISVLGDALAKKRAKISYKAAFSPGDTESKINDLLVEVNLMESRVYVVHVNPDTGLNIFSVANALNMMGSGYVWIATDWLPSYLDSKDAVDSNTMNILQGVIALRHYTPDTDLKKSFMSKWNNLKYKGSAGHAGFNSYALYAYDSVWLAAHALDVFLNEGGNLSFSYDPKLHDTNGSMLHLASLRVFNGGEQLLQTLLRMNFTGVSGQIQFDPDKHLVHPAYDVLNIVGTGTRRIGYWSNYSHLSVVPPETLYTKPPNISTGSQHLYSVIWPGDTTSTPRGWVFPNNGQPLRIAVPNRVGYKEFASKDKSPQGVRGYCIDVFEAAISLLPYAVPRTYMLYGDGKRNPSYNELVSRVAQNVYDAAVGDITIVTNRTKIVDFTQPYMESGLVVVALVKEAKSNPWAFLKPFTAEMWFVTALFFLFVGAVVWILEHRINSEFRGPPRRQLITVCWFSFSTMFFSHRENTVSSLGRMVLIIWLFVVLIINSSYTASLTSILTVQQLTSGIQGIDSLISSTEPIGIQDGSFAFNYLVDELNIAQSRIVKLKNPEAYLRALKLGPKKGGVAAIVDELPYVELFLSNTNCLYRIVGPEFTKSGWGFLSLSFMVSGFPKGLPSCS
- the LOC105764425 gene encoding uncharacterized protein LOC105764425, translating into MGSLCKVVDTLLLVAFLAAFLMAPLICAQTVLQESSFPEALIHLKQCYSDDFQDYLMAEKPHFFVALVWLELTFQWPLALLNIYGILASKSWFNTTCLIYGASVITSVSAVLGELIGSHKASEKLLQLYWVFMGAGVVAMLRGLVPQSSKTPIIGKRPAAGMGRKKRA